From one Humulus lupulus chromosome 8, drHumLupu1.1, whole genome shotgun sequence genomic stretch:
- the LOC133794941 gene encoding uncharacterized protein LOC133794941 yields the protein MKKVNTALTTDKPIVSEKDDNDEKDKQTKALEACVENDFLCKNFILNGLSDDLYDYYNSDKNAKEIWNALQKKYDTEEAGTNKYAVSRYLKFQMTDDKSVEAQSHELRKIAHEIIYEGMSLDEQFQVAVIIDKLSPAWKDFHKTKEFSLESLITLLRIEEEARKQDQKEEALVVSNNNNTNKKSTVVLKPNGKNFKNQNRMQNSNCNNQPRNNNQNWNHQRNQNRPGHIARKCRNRPSSAPQANLTTEEPFTAMISEINLVGGLEGWWVDTGASRHVCYD from the exons ATGAAAAAGGTTAACACTGCTCTGACTACTGATAAGCCTATTGTCTCTGAAAAAGATGACAACGATGAAAAGGACAAACAAACTAAGGCATTAGAGGCTTGTGTCGAAAATGATTTTTTATGCAAAAATTTCATTCTCAATGGTTTATCTGATGACTTGTATGATTATTATAATTCTGACAAAAATGCAAAGGAAATCTGGAACGCACTGCAAAAGAAGTATGACACTGAGGAGGCTGGAACCAACAAGTACGCTGTCAGTCGCTACCTCAAATTTCAGATGACCGATGACAAGTCAGTGGAAGCCCAATCTCATGAACTTCGGAAAATCGCTCATGAAATAATTTATGAAGGTATGTCTTTAGATGAACAATTTCAAGTTGCTGTGATTATTGACAAACTGTCCCCTGCGTGGAAAGATTTTCACAAAACAAAAGAATTTTCACTAGAAAGTCTGATCACTCTCCTTCGTATTGAGGAGGAAGCCCGTAAACAAGACCAGAAAGAAGAAGCGCTTGTTGTATCCAACAACAACAACACTAACAAAAAGTCCACTGTGGTTCTGAAACCCAATGGGAAAAACTTCAAGAATCAGAATCGAATGCAGAACTCAAACTGCAACAATCAACCTCGGAACAATAATCAGAATTGGAACCATCAAAGGAACCAAAACAG ACCAGGTCATATTGCACGCAAGTGCAGGAACAGGCCAAGCTCTGCTCCGCAGGCTAACCTGACAACTGAAGAGCCTTTCACGGCTATGATATCTGAGATCAACCTTGTTGGTGGATTAGAAgggtggtgggtagacactggTGCTTCTCGCCATGTTTGCTATGATTGA